The following proteins come from a genomic window of Miscanthus floridulus cultivar M001 chromosome 2, ASM1932011v1, whole genome shotgun sequence:
- the LOC136518647 gene encoding small ribosomal subunit protein eS27 has translation MVLQNDIDLLNPPAELEKLKHKKKRLVQSPNSFFMDVKCQGCFSITTVFSHSQTVVVCPGCQTVLCQPTGGKARLTEGCSFRRKGD, from the exons ATG GTGCTGCAGAACGACATCGACTTGCTCAACCCGCCGGCAGAGCTTGAGAAGCTAAAGCACAAGAAGAAGCGCCTCGTCCAGTCCCCCAACTCCTTCTTCATG GATGTCAAGTGCCAGGGCTGTTTCAGCAT AACCACTGTGTTCAGCCACTCCCAGACTGTGGTTGTGTGCCCAGGCTGCCAAACTGTTCTCTGCCAACCTACTGGTGGGAAGGCCAGGCTCACTGAGGGGTGCTCCTTCCGTCGCAAGGGCGATTAG
- the LOC136518636 gene encoding uncharacterized protein, with amino-acid sequence MEVEAVSCECCGLEEECTGEYIGGVRGYFGGRWLCGLCSEAVKYEAGKCALGAGAAPPDVEEAVRAHMAICRTLKSRGGPAGRVAEGMRQMLRTASWKKAASSSPRGPGHHRASASPVSVGL; translated from the coding sequence ATGGAGGTGGAGGCGGTCAGCTGCGAGTGCTGCGGCCTGGAGGAGGAGTGCACGGGCGAGTACATCGGCGGCGTGCGGGGCTACTTCGGGGGCAGGTGGCTGTGCGGGCTGTGCTCGGAGGCCGTCAAGTACGAGGCCGGCAAGTGTGCCCTGGGAGCCGGCGCCGCGCCGCCCGACGTGGAGGAGGCCGTGCGCGCGCACATGGCCATCTGCCGGACGCTCAAGAGCCGCGGCGGGCCCGCGGGCCGCGTCGCCGAGGGCATGCGCCAGATGCTGCGCACCGCGTCCTGGAAGAAGGCCGCGTCGTCGTCGCCCAGGGGCCCCGGACACCACCGCGCCTCCGCCTCGCCGGTGTCCGTCGGCCTCTGA